TGGCATAACCATCAGGAGCGGCCTTGGCTATTTCTGTAAAGCCGATAATGCCACCCGCCCCGGGCTTGTACACAAAAACCCAAGGCTCTTTCACGTATTTGTCCCAGTATTTTTGCATGATACGGGCCTGTACGTCACTGGAACCGCCAGCCGTAAAAGCAATAATCATGCTGACGGGTTTTTCCGGGTAGGCCGCAGCGGCCGGCATGGCGGCCAGCAGCAGCGTCAGGGCGAGAGCAAGGCTGGGGAATAAGGTGGTAGGTTTCATCCGTGCCTCCTAGGGGTGAGGGGGAAACGATTTCGGTCAGAGGCACGGGCCCCTGACCGAAATCGTCATCACATATTACGCGCTTTCGTACAGGCGGGTCATGATGAACTCACGATGGCCCAAAGCCTCTGCAGAAGTGTTGCGGCCATTGCAGGTGTGGAAGAGCATGTCCAGCAGCATGTCGCCGGCCTGGTCCATGTTGATTTCCCGACGTAGGATGCCGGAAACGTCCACATCAATGTGCTCGTTCATGGTGCGCACAGTGCGCGGGTTGGCGGAGAGCTTGATCACCGGCAGGATGGGGTTGCCGATGATGTTGCCCTGCCCCGTGGGGAAGAAGTGGGCCACAAAGCCGGAGGCGGCGCAAAGGGTCACCATCTCGGCAGCGGCAGAAGAAGAATCCATGAACCACAGACCGGGGCCGGTGGGGCTTTCAGCCTTGTCCAGGCAGCCAATGACCGGAGCCTTGCGGCCGATCTTCTGGATATTGCCCAGGGCCTTTTCCTCAATGGTGGTCAGGCCGCCTTCAATGTTGCCCTTGGTGGGCTGGGAATCGCACAGGTCGTTGGTCTTGTGGTCGTCCACCACCTTGGCGTAACGATCGAAGAAAAACTTGAACTTGGCGCGCACTTCGTCGTTGGCACAGCGGGCCATGACCAGATGTTCGCCGCCGGTGATTTCCGTGGTTTCGCCGAAGAGGGTAGTGGCCCCGGCTTCCCACAGCTTGTCAAAAGCGTTGCCCACCGTGGGGTTGGCGGCAATGCCCGACGTGGTGTCGGATTCGCCGCACTTGGTGGAAACCCACAGCTCGTCCACGCGGCACTCGGTGCGCTGCAGCTCGGTGGCGTAGTGCACAAATTCCTTGGCCTTGAGCGAAGCGGCGCGGATGGTCTCCAGGTCGCCGTGCTGCTCAATGCCGAAGCCGGCCACAGGCTTGCCGGTTTTGGCAATGCCGTCCACCACGCGCTGGGTCCACTGGGGTTCGATGCCGATAACCACCACAGCGGCCACGTTGGGGTTGCAGCCCACGCCGATCAGCGTACGGAAATGCAGGTCCAGGTCTTCGCCGAACTGCAGGCGGCCGTAGGCGTGGGGCAGGGCCAGGGTGCCCTTGATGTTGTTGGCCACGGCCTCGCAGGAGGCGTTGGAAAGGTCGTCCAGGGGCAGGATGAGCACATGATTACGGATGCCTACCCGGCCATTGTCGCGGCGATAGCCCATAAAAGTCTTTTGCATCGGATTACCACCTCTTGGTTTTGACATTGTGAACGTGCAGGTGCT
The sequence above is a segment of the Desulfovibrio legallii genome. Coding sequences within it:
- a CDS encoding UxaA family hydrolase, translated to MQKTFMGYRRDNGRVGIRNHVLILPLDDLSNASCEAVANNIKGTLALPHAYGRLQFGEDLDLHFRTLIGVGCNPNVAAVVVIGIEPQWTQRVVDGIAKTGKPVAGFGIEQHGDLETIRAASLKAKEFVHYATELQRTECRVDELWVSTKCGESDTTSGIAANPTVGNAFDKLWEAGATTLFGETTEITGGEHLVMARCANDEVRAKFKFFFDRYAKVVDDHKTNDLCDSQPTKGNIEGGLTTIEEKALGNIQKIGRKAPVIGCLDKAESPTGPGLWFMDSSSAAAEMVTLCAASGFVAHFFPTGQGNIIGNPILPVIKLSANPRTVRTMNEHIDVDVSGILRREINMDQAGDMLLDMLFHTCNGRNTSAEALGHREFIMTRLYESA